In one window of Carassius carassius chromosome 38, fCarCar2.1, whole genome shotgun sequence DNA:
- the LOC132119209 gene encoding period circadian protein homolog 3-like, with protein sequence MPGGDGFLDGEEENSSPGSSKHSEQTDQANRGQDPGTSGSGSGSGSGEEEEAEEQRVRSSRGESSAGCEESGGEHTHEDVDMNSAHDSSVGGSRHHHSSANCSPGSTKSSKSATGSTSSSFHSAHHTECSEQTEHGREQTHREMMQTVQEMKKRLPSEKRSRSKASTVEALNYALNCVKQVQANSEYYNLLMSSGLEERRDTTVCTLEDLEGITSEHTPKNTDTFVVVFSLASGKVVHVSEQASSVLHCKRKFLESAKFVELLYHQDVNVFYSHTAQPRLPPWNVGTDSAAVLFECAQVKSFFCRIRGGKDRDGEMCYSPFRITPYLLKVRGPSAEEEPCCLALAERIISGYEAPRIPMDKRIFSTTHSPGCVFLEVDDRAVPLLGYLPQDLIGTSFLTCLHPDDRLLMLSMHRRILKYAGQPPFEHSPVRFQCQNGDYVTLDSSWSSFINPWSRKVAFIIGRHKVRTGPLNEDVFSALSKPVQPVMCEDVKELQAMIYKLFLQPVHNNGSSGYGSLASNGSHEQHISVASSSDSNGNLWEDSHRERMTLQRFCADVSKVKNWGQQAYLDSRRKLTPLGPATAVAAAGVYPNASQGLGIRDHLKQSLLEARKQPHIPSYQQINCVDSIIRYLESCATSALKRKSESLSITTSSSSSMSEEDKPTAAAHEDEGAGALDSQVSAGSVTTAAVVGAPLTDITISTEAMSVVSVTSQCSYSSTIVHVPQPESEVTALEDAPMGSEPTDSAPTPARPAPSTSSAAQEELLVLGLTKEVLSAHTQKEEQQFVDRFQHRILQSPYSSYLQQDNSSKAHSHHRADVVRPPNKHKRPKPENSSDSYGSQPGNYWSLPRPTGAPHSSWPSSESSQPQPSNIGFVPPIAVPMQSAPYFTVLGAGQQPMVVQPDQGVQNLQPMHPMMVVLLPSYPMYPGNNGMYLQGMPVLAPGVVPQPPFNMCGYIPPGGHMPHGSPSQEHPPGSSVTGAGMPPGASAEVDSIPAPWFGEDLDAAQPTALFSSSRSSSPIQLNLLQEELTKPTEAQNSTGPESLHEHHARAEDAPSESGNQDAHSTSSEMLDQLLQEDARSGTGSNASGSGSGESGGSLGSGSGLCSNTEMVFHPCVSQ encoded by the exons ATGCCGGGAGGAGACGGCTTTCTCGATGGAGAAGAGGAGAACTCTTCTCCAGGCTCCAGCAAGCATTCGGAACAGACAGACCAAGCTAACAGAGGACAGGACCCCGGGACCAGCGGATCAGGGTCCGGATCGGGTTCAGGTGAGGAGGAGGAAGCCGAGGAGCAGCGAGTAAGGAGCAGCAGAGGGGAGAGTTCAGCAGGCTGTGAGGAGAGCGGAGGAGAGCATACGCACGAGGATGTGGACATGAACAGCGCTCACGACTCCAGCGTCGGAGGCTCACGACATCATCATTCCTCGGCCAACTGCAGCCCTGGAAGCACCAAGAG CTCAAAATCTGCCACTGGTTCCACGTCGTCCAGTTTTCACAGCGCTCATCACACAGAGTGCAG TGAGCAGACGGAGCATGGGCGTGAACAGACGCACCGAGAGATGATGCAGACGGTGCAGGAGATGAAGAAACGGCTGCCGTCAGAGAAGAGAAGCCGCAGTAAAGCCAGTACTGTGGAGGCACTCAACTACGCACTGAACTGTGTCAAACAAGTACAAG CAAACAGCGAGTACTACAACTTACTAATGAGCTCCGGACTGGAGGAGAGACGAGACACTACTGTGTGCACGCTGGAGGATCTGGAGGGAATCACATCAGAACACACGCCGAAAAACACT GACACGTTTGTGGTGGTCTTCTCTCTGGCTTCTGGGAAGGTGGTTCACGTGTCTGAACAGGCCTCCAGCGTGCTTCACTGCAAGAGGAAGTTTCTGGAATCTGCCAAGTTCGTGGAGCTGCTGTACCATCAGGATGTCAACGTGTTTTACTCACACACGGCGCAGCCACGACTGCCGCCCTGGAATGTGGGCACAGACAGCG CGGCGGTTCTGTTTGAATGCGCCCAGGTCAAGTCCTTCTTCTGTCGAATCAG AGGAGGGAAAGATAGAGATGGAGAGATGTGTTATAGTCCTTTCCGGATCACTCCATACCTGCTGAAGGTTCGGGGACCGAGCGCAGAGGAAGAGCCATGCTGTCTGGCCCTGGCCGAACGCATCATCTCAGGATATGAGG CCCCTCGCATTCCCATGGACAAGCGCATATTCAGCACGACTCATTCACCAGGCTGTGTCTTTTTAGAAGTGGATGACCG TGCGGTGCCTTTGCTCGGTTACCTCCCTCAGGACCTGATCGGTACCTCATTTCTGACCTGCCTGCATCCAGACGACCGCCTGCTCATGCTGTCCATGCACCGCAGAA TTCTGAAGTACGCGGGCCAGCCTCCGTTTGAACACTCACCCGTCCGGTTCCAGTGTCAGAACGGGGACTACGTCACCCTGGACTCCAGCTGGTCCAGCTTCATCAACCCCTGGAGCCGTAAAGTGGCCTTCATCATCGGAAGGCACAAAGTTCGCAC TGGACCTCTGAATGAGGATGTTTTTTCTGCACTGAGTAAACCCGTGCAGCCAGTCATGTGTGAGGACGTTAAAGAGCTGCAAGCCATGATCTACAAGCTCTTCTTACAG CCTGTACACAATAATGGATCCAGTGGCTATGGCAGTCTGGCTAGTAACGGCTCTCACGAGCAACACatcagcgtggcctcgtccagCGACAGTAATGGAAACCTCTGGGAGGATTCGCACAGGGAACGA ATGACATTGCAGCGGTTTTGTGCTGATGTCAGTAAAGTGAAGAACTGGGGCCAGCAGGCGTATCTGGACTCCCGGAGGAAGCTCACACCTTTAGGACCAGCCACTGCAG TGGCGGCAGCAGGCGTTTATCCTAATGCCAGTCAGGGTTTGGGAATTAGAGATCATCTAAAGCAGTCTCTTCTAGAAGCCCGGAAACAACCACACATCCCATCCTACCAGCAGATCAACTGTGTGGACAGCATCATCAG ATATCTGGAGAGCTGTGCGACGTCTGCTCTGAAGCGAAAGAGCGAATCTCTGTCCATAACTACGTCATCTTCATCCTCCATGTCTGAGGAAGACAAACCTACAGCGGCCGCACATGAAGACG AGGGCGCTGGTGCTCTGGACAGCCAGGTGTCTGCGGGTTCGGTTACGACGGCAGCGGTGGTGGGAGCGCCGCTCACAGACATTACAATATCCACAGAAGCCATGAGCGTGGTGTCCGTCACCAGTCAGTGCAGTTACAGCAGCACCATAGTGCACGTCCCACAGCCCGAGTCGG AGGTCACTGCTTTAGAAGATGCTCCAATGGGGAGTGAACCAACAGACTCCGCCCCCACTCCTGCACGCCCCGCCCCCAGCACCTCCTCAGCGGCTCAGGAGGAGTTACTCGTGTTGGGTCTTACTAAAGAGGTGCTGTCGGCCCACACCCAGAAGGAGGAGCAGCAGTTCGTAGATCGTTTCCAACATCGTATCCTGCAGAGTCCTTACAGCTCCTACCTCCAGCAGGACAACAGCAGCAAGGCCCATTCTCAtcacagag CTGATGTTGTGCGTCCGCCAAACAAGCACAAGCGGCCCAAACCAGAAAACTCGTCTGACAGCTACGGCTCCCAGCCGGGCAACTACTGGTCACTTCCCAGACCCACAGGAGCGCCTCATTCCTCCTGGCCGTCCTCAGAGTCGTCTCAGCCCCAGCCATCCAACATCGGCTTTGTGCCGCCCATTGCAGTGCCAATGCAGTCGGCCCCTTACTTCACTGTGCTCGGTGCAGGTCAGCAGCCCATGGTGGTCCAGCCTGACCAAGGTGTCCAGAACCTCCAACCCATGCATCCCATGATGGTCGTCCTGCTTCCTAGTTACCCCATGTACCCCGGCAACAATGGCATGTATCTTCAGGGGATGCCTGTCCTGGCACCTGGAGTCGTTCCCCAGCCTCCCTTTAATATGTGTGGCTACATCCCGCCTGGTGGCCACATGCCACATGGGTCTCCATCTCAGGAGCATCCTCCAGGGTCCAGCGTCACAGGAGCTGGGATGCCCCCGGGGGCCTCAGCGGAGGTCGACTCGATACCTGCCCCTTGGTTTGGGGAAGACCTTGATGCAGCACAACCTACAGCACTCTTCTCCAGCTCTCGCTCCAGCTCGCCCATCCAGCTGAACTTACTCCAGGAGGAGCTGACCAAACCCACCGAAGCCCAGAACAGCACCGGTCCAGAGAGTCTGCATGAGCACCACGCCAGAGCG GAGGACGCTCCCAGCGAGTCGGGGAACCAGGATGCCCATTCTACCTCCAGCGAAATGCTTGACCAGTTGCTACAGGAGGACGCCCGCTCAGGAACCGGCTCCAACGCCTCAGGCAGTGGCTCCGGGGAGTCGGGAGGCTCTCTGGGCTCCGGCTCGGGACTCTGCTCTAACACCG AAATGGTATTTCATCCTTGTGTCAGTCAGTAA
- the LOC132119680 gene encoding uncharacterized protein LOC132119680 isoform X2, with translation MEHDQADARTPHDDLSDLPQGSGPGSSRRPGEAGSDAAHAALVHPGPEEGAGRGPSLDPSAHRPTEDQHTGLCEL, from the exons ATGGAGCATGATCAAGCAGACGCCCGAACCCCTCATGATGACCTATCAGATCTGCCCCAG GGATCAGGCCCAGGTTCTTCAAGAAGACCGGGAGAAGCTGGTTCTGATGCAGCCCATGCAGCCCTGGTTCACCCAGGACCAGAAGAAGGAGCTGGCCGAGGTCCATCCCTGGATCCATCAGCACACCGTCCCACAGAAGATCAACACACAG ggttGTGTGAGTTGTAA
- the LOC132119680 gene encoding period circadian protein homolog 2-like isoform X1, with the protein MQPMQPWFTQDQKKELAEVHPWIHQHTVPQKINTQGCVSCNTMEPGENLNLQTDCPNPPTPISSGPSQDIRPNTDT; encoded by the exons ATGCAGCCCATGCAGCCCTGGTTCACCCAGGACCAGAAGAAGGAGCTGGCCGAGGTCCATCCCTGGATCCATCAGCACACCGTCCCACAGAAGATCAACACACAG ggttGTGTGAGTTGTAACACCATGGAACCGGGTGAAAATCTGAATCTTCAGACTGACTGTCCAAACCCTCCCACTCCTATCAGCTCCGGTCCGTCACAGGACATCAGACCCAACACAGACACCTGA
- the LOC132119099 gene encoding prepro-urotensin II-beta-like, whose product MMCKLFLFFALLLSVLEPLLGRPLIHSDEMTYSRPVLVEEEQVVSPDDLSYSKQAYLSQGAAGFGYPSLITGDISSDGLRTAGFVSSQAAKEVLLEKPLLSRFLGGRKQYRKRDGNTECFWKYCV is encoded by the exons ATGATGTGTAAACTCTTTCTATTCTTTGCTTTGCTTCTCAGCGTCCTCGAACCTCTGCTGGGACGTCCTCTGATCCATTCGGATGAGATGACCTACAGCAGGCCTG TTCTTGTAGAAGAGGAGCAGGTGGTCAGTCCAGATGACCTGAGTTACTCCAAGCAGGCGTATCTGTCCCAGGGTGCCGCGGGATTCGGTTACCCGTCCCTCATCACTGGAGACATCAGCAGTGATG GTCTCAGAACAGCTGGATTTGTCTCGAGTCAAGCTGCAAAAGAA GTCTTACTGGAAAAGCCGTTGTTGAGTCGTTTCCTGGGCGGCAGGAAGCAGTATCGCAAACGAGATGGCAACACAGAGTGTTTCTGGAAATACTGTGTCTGA